The following coding sequences lie in one Lemur catta isolate mLemCat1 chromosome 11, mLemCat1.pri, whole genome shotgun sequence genomic window:
- the CCDC71L gene encoding coiled-coil domain-containing protein 71L yields the protein MRRSVKRRRRRPPAAPVADARGGGFRAGGDAGLEAREEKVVYSRSQLSLADSTKALGDAFKLFMPRSTEFMSSDAELWSFLCSLKHQFSPHILRSKDVYGYSSCRALVPDPPALPSARGQTRRPAPRAAARRRRRGVRAAAVRRRKLPPPPPPSAPEENCPVKPVAPGPCFGGRTLEEIWRAATPTLTTFPTIRVGSDVWGERSLAAARRKARQVLRVNLEPMVRLRRFPVPRA from the coding sequence ATGCGGCGCAGCGTGAAGAGGCGGAGGCGCCGGCCCCCGGCCGCCCCGGTTGCGGACGCCCGGGGCGGCGGCTTTAGGGCAGGAGGAGACGCCGGGCTGGAGGCGCGAGAGGAGAAGGTGGTGTACTCGCGCTCGCAGTTGTCGCTGGCCGACAGCACCAAGGCGCTGGGCGACGCCTTCAAGCTGTTCATGCCCCGCAGCACGGAGTTCATGAGCTCGGACGCGGAGCTCTGGAGCTTCCTCTGCAGCCTCAAGCACCAGTTCTCCCCGCACATCCTGCGCAGCAAGGACGTCTATGGCTACTCCTCCTGCCGGGCCCTGGTGCCCGACCCCCCGGCGCTCCCCTCCGCCCGCGGCCAGACGCGCCGGCCGGCCCCGCGCGCCGCGGCCAGGAGGAGGCGCCGCGGAGTCCGGGCGGCAGCCGTCCGCAGGAGGaagctgccgccgccgccgccgccgtcggcCCCCGAGGAGAACTGCCCAGTCAAGCCCGTGGCCCCAGGGCCCTGCTTCGGGGGCCGCACCCTGGAGGAGATCTGGAGGGCGGCCACCCCGACGCTGACCACCTTCCCCACCATCCGCGTCGGCAGCGACGTGTGGGGCGAGCGCAGCCTGGCGGCGGCCCGGCGCAAAGCGCGCCAAGTCCTGCGAGTGAACCTGGAACCCATGGTGAGGCTCCGCCGCTTCCCCGTGCCCCGGGCGTGA